The Meriones unguiculatus strain TT.TT164.6M chromosome 9, Bangor_MerUng_6.1, whole genome shotgun sequence genome window below encodes:
- the LOC132656587 gene encoding granzyme E-like yields MPPVLILLTFLLPLGAGAEEIIGGHEVKPHSRPYMAFIKSVDVNGKKGNCGGFLVRYNFVLTAAHCNGSSMTVLLGAHNIMTREKTQQVIPVEKAIPHRDYNPKARSNDIMLLKLKRKAKRTRAVRPLSLPSRYDRVKPGDVCHLAGWGSNSTKNILLTARLQEVELIVQEDQKCKNRFRHYSKTTEICAGDPKEAKAAFKGDSGGPLVCDNRAYGVLAYGKSKRIISAVFMKVVHFLPWITRNMKLP; encoded by the exons ATGCCACCAGTCCTGATTCTCCTGACCTTTCTCCTGCCACTTGGAGCTGGTGCAG AGGAGATTATCGGGGGCCATGAGGTGAAGCCCCACTCCCGCCCCTACATGGCCTTTATTAAGTCTGTGGATGTCAATGGGAAGAAGGGCAACTGTGGAGGCTTCCTGGTTCGATACAACTTTGTGCTGACAGCTGCTCACTGCAATGGAAG CTCAATGACAGTCTTGCTGGGGGCCCACAACATCATGACAAGGGAGAAGACGCAGCAGGTCATCCCTGTGGAAAAAGCCATTCCCCACAGGGACTATAATCCTAAAGCCCGCTCCAATGACATCATGCTGTTAAAG CTGAAGAGAAAGGCCAAGAGGACTAGAGCTGTGAGGCCCCTCAGCCTGCCCAGCCGCTATGACCGTGTAAAGCCTGGGGACGTGTGCCACCTGGCTGGTTGGGGTTCAAATTCCACTAAGAACATTTTACTGACTGCCCGCCTTCAAGAGGTTGAACTGATCGTCCAGGAGGACCAGAAATGCAAAAATCGCTTTCGTCACTATTCCAAGACCACAGAGATTTGTGCTGGAGACCCGAAGGAAGCAAAGGCTGCTTTCAAG GGTGACTCTGGAGGACCCCTCGTGTGTGACAACAGAGCTTATGGAGTTTTAGCCTATGGAAAATCTAAGAGGATCATCTCTGCAGTCTTTATGAAGGTCGTCCACTTCCTGCCCTGGATAACTAGAAACATGAAGCTCCCCTAA
- the LOC110559569 gene encoding granzyme B(G,H)-like encodes MIKLRKQPTGVATGCPLSPIVRFPQEACRAPGTSSIDTPTPLHQSPALQVYLEHSQKEIIGGHEVTPHSRPYMALVKILRDNGERKICGGFLVRDNFVLTAAHCRGSKMTVKLGAHNIKKQEKTQQVIPVEKAIPHPDYNPKGRPNDIMLLKLKRKAKKTREVNPLNLPRKNVHVKPGDVCSVAGWGRTEPDGKKSSTLQEVELTVQKDQVCESCYPRSYEKTIEICAGDPEIKNAAFKGDSGGPLVCNKVAAGIVSSGKGDGSPPRVFTRVSSFLSWIEETMKLS; translated from the exons atgattaaatTAAGGAAACAGCCAACAGGGGTTGCCACGGGCTGTCCCCTGAGCCCCATTGTCCGCTTTCCCCAGGAGGCCTGCAGGGCCCCAGGAACATCCAGTATAGACACCCCGACCCCGCTCCATCAGTCCCCGGCCTTGCAGGTCTACCTGGAACACAGCCAAA AGGAAATCATTGGAGGCCACGAGGTCACACCCCACTCGCGCCCCTACATGGCACTTGTTAAAATTCTGAGAGATAATGGGGAGAGAAAAATCTGCGGAGGCTTCCTGGTTCGAGACAACTTCGTGCTGACAGCTGCTCACTGCAGGGGAAG CAAAATGACAGTCAAGTTGGGGGCCCACAACATCAAGAAACAGGAGAAGACCCAGCAGGTCATCCCTGTGGAAAAAGCCATTCCCCACCCGGACTATAATCCTAAAGGCCGCCCCAATGATATCATGCTGTTAAAG CTGAAGAGAAAGGCCAAGAAGACTAGAGAGGTGAATCCCCTCAACCTGCCCAGGAAGAACGTCCATGTGAAGCCCGGGGATGTGTGCTCTGTGGCTGGCTGGGGGAGGACAGAGCCAGATGGCAAAAAATCAAGCACACTACAAGAGGTGGAGCTGACGGTACAGAAGGATCAGGTGTGCGAGTCCTGCTATCCACGATCTTACGAGAAAACCATTGAGATATGTGCGGGGGACCCAGAAATCAAGAATGCGGCCTTCAAG GGGGATTCTGGAGGGCCTCTGGTGTGCAACAAAGTGGCCGCAGGCATCGTCAGCTCTGGGAAAGGAGATGGTTCACCTCCACGGGTCTTCACCAGAGTCTCAAGTTTCCTATCCTGGATAGAGGAAACGATGAAACTCAGCTAG